Proteins from a single region of Segatella copri:
- a CDS encoding S-ribosylhomocysteine lyase → MNKIPSFTINHNKLLRGIYVSRKDEVGGEVITTFDIRMKVPNQEPCLHNGAIHTIEHLAATYLRNDEEWKDRIIYWGPMGCLTGNYLLIKGDVESKDIVELMKRTFQFIADFEGEIPGQAAKDCGNYLLHDLPMAKYEARKYLDEVLCCIREENLIYPTQD, encoded by the coding sequence ATGAATAAGATTCCAAGTTTTACAATCAATCACAATAAGCTGCTCCGCGGCATCTACGTGAGCCGTAAGGACGAAGTAGGCGGAGAAGTCATCACAACATTCGATATCCGCATGAAGGTGCCTAACCAGGAGCCTTGTCTGCACAACGGCGCCATCCATACCATTGAGCACCTGGCTGCCACCTATTTGCGCAACGACGAGGAGTGGAAGGACCGCATCATCTACTGGGGACCGATGGGATGCCTCACGGGCAACTATCTCCTTATCAAGGGCGACGTGGAGAGCAAGGACATCGTGGAACTGATGAAGCGCACCTTTCAGTTTATCGCCGATTTCGAGGGTGAGATTCCGGGACAGGCGGCAAAGGACTGCGGCAACTACCTGCTCCACGACCTGCCTATGGCGAAATATGAAGCCAGGAAATATCTGGATGAGGTGCTCTGCTGCATCAGGGAAGAAAACCTCATCTACCCTACCCAGGATTAG
- a CDS encoding bifunctional UDP-N-acetylmuramoyl-tripeptide:D-alanyl-D-alanine ligase/alanine racemase translates to MTYTIEKVTTLIGARRYGDNDTNIGFILTDSRSLCFPEETLFFALKSERNDGHNYIPELYRRGVKNFVVTNVPKGYASDYPGANFLKVVNTLEALQRLAERHRDEFNIPIVGITGSNGKTMVKEWLYQLLSPSMFVTRSPRSYNSQIGVPLSVWLMNEQTQVGVFEAGISMPGEMLALRDIIQPTVAVLTNLGAAHQENFSSMEEKCREKLILFHDAETVIYDGDDEVINKVMAEYPDYKGEKLFWSLKNAEAPFYVKNIEKQQSVSVITYIYKGEEDSFSIPFIDDASVQNAIISAVVASKLGLSAEDIDKRMAQLEPVAMRLEVKVGQHGCTLINDSYNSDINSLDIALDFMNRRPDHRGRRHTLILSDIYQSGQEPEALYKEVSDLARKRGVVKFIGIGPELCKQHDVIQISEKFFFPNVEEFIASEVFASLRDEVILLKGARQFGFDQLTELLVQKVHETTLEVNLNAVVANLNYYRAFMKPETKLVCMIKADGYGAGAVEIAKTLQDHRVDYLAVAVADEGVTLRKNGITSNIMIMNPEMTAFKTMFDYDLEPEVYSFRLLDALIKAAEKEGVTGFPVHIKLDTGMHRMGFDPENDMEELIGKLKHQNAIIPRSVFSHFVGSDDDSFDDFSAHQFELFDKGSKQLQAAFDHKILRHICNSAGIEHFPERQLDMCRLGLGLYGINSRNNKTINCVSTLKTTILQMHNVKAGDSVGYSRKTILDRDSVIAAIPIGYADGLNRRLGNRHAYCLVNGQKADYVGNICMDVAMIDVTDIPCKEGDSVEIFGEHLPVQTLSDILETIPYEVLTTISNRVKRVYFQD, encoded by the coding sequence ATGACATATACTATTGAAAAGGTAACCACACTGATAGGTGCGCGTCGCTATGGAGACAATGATACCAACATCGGTTTTATCCTGACCGATAGTCGTTCACTTTGTTTCCCAGAGGAAACTCTGTTCTTTGCGCTCAAGTCGGAGCGCAATGATGGTCATAACTACATCCCTGAGCTGTATCGCAGAGGTGTGAAAAACTTTGTTGTAACGAATGTGCCTAAGGGCTATGCTTCTGATTATCCGGGAGCCAACTTCCTGAAGGTAGTAAACACGCTCGAGGCTCTCCAGCGTCTGGCTGAGCGCCACCGTGACGAGTTTAACATCCCTATCGTAGGCATCACGGGTTCAAACGGAAAGACCATGGTCAAGGAGTGGCTCTACCAGCTGCTCTCGCCAAGTATGTTTGTTACCCGCAGTCCGCGCAGTTACAACTCTCAGATAGGTGTGCCATTGTCGGTATGGCTGATGAACGAGCAGACCCAGGTGGGCGTTTTCGAGGCAGGTATCAGTATGCCTGGCGAAATGCTTGCCCTGCGTGACATCATCCAGCCAACCGTCGCCGTACTGACCAATCTGGGTGCTGCGCATCAGGAGAATTTCTCTTCCATGGAGGAAAAATGCCGGGAGAAACTCATCCTCTTCCATGATGCAGAGACCGTAATCTATGATGGCGATGACGAGGTTATCAACAAGGTGATGGCCGAATATCCCGACTATAAGGGCGAGAAACTCTTCTGGTCGCTCAAGAATGCGGAGGCTCCTTTCTATGTGAAGAACATCGAGAAGCAGCAGAGCGTGAGCGTGATTACCTATATATATAAAGGTGAGGAAGACAGCTTCTCTATCCCGTTCATCGACGATGCATCTGTACAGAATGCCATCATCTCTGCCGTCGTGGCATCGAAACTTGGTCTTTCGGCTGAAGATATCGACAAGCGCATGGCACAGCTCGAACCTGTGGCAATGAGACTGGAGGTGAAGGTAGGACAGCACGGATGTACGCTGATCAACGACAGCTACAACAGTGATATCAATTCGCTTGATATCGCCCTCGACTTCATGAACCGCCGTCCAGACCATCGCGGTCGTCGCCATACGCTGATATTGAGCGACATCTACCAGAGCGGTCAGGAACCGGAGGCATTATATAAAGAGGTGAGCGATTTAGCCCGTAAACGTGGCGTGGTAAAGTTCATCGGTATCGGTCCTGAGCTCTGCAAGCAGCACGATGTGATTCAGATTTCAGAGAAGTTCTTCTTCCCGAATGTAGAGGAATTCATCGCCAGCGAGGTGTTTGCTTCCCTGCGCGATGAGGTGATTCTGCTGAAGGGCGCCCGTCAGTTTGGCTTCGACCAGCTCACCGAACTGCTGGTACAGAAGGTACACGAGACTACGCTAGAGGTGAATCTGAACGCCGTGGTAGCCAATCTGAACTACTACCGTGCGTTTATGAAGCCGGAAACCAAGCTGGTATGCATGATCAAGGCAGACGGCTACGGTGCAGGTGCCGTGGAGATAGCCAAGACCCTGCAGGATCATCGTGTAGACTATCTGGCTGTGGCTGTAGCCGATGAGGGCGTTACGCTGCGCAAGAACGGCATCACCAGCAACATCATGATCATGAATCCGGAGATGACCGCCTTCAAGACCATGTTCGATTACGACCTGGAGCCGGAGGTTTACTCTTTCCGTCTGCTCGATGCGCTCATCAAGGCAGCTGAGAAAGAGGGAGTAACCGGTTTCCCTGTCCATATCAAGCTGGATACCGGCATGCACCGCATGGGCTTCGACCCGGAGAACGATATGGAGGAACTCATCGGCAAGCTGAAGCACCAGAATGCCATCATACCACGTTCTGTGTTCTCTCACTTCGTGGGCAGCGATGACGACAGTTTCGATGATTTCTCAGCTCATCAGTTTGAACTCTTCGACAAGGGCAGCAAGCAGTTGCAGGCAGCCTTCGACCATAAGATATTGCGCCATATCTGCAATTCGGCAGGTATCGAGCACTTCCCGGAGCGCCAGCTGGATATGTGTCGTCTGGGACTCGGACTCTATGGCATCAATTCGCGCAACAACAAGACCATCAACTGCGTGAGCACCCTGAAGACAACCATTCTGCAGATGCACAACGTGAAGGCAGGTGACAGTGTGGGCTACAGCCGCAAGACAATTCTCGACAGAGACAGCGTCATCGCAGCCATCCCTATCGGATATGCTGACGGACTGAACCGCCGTCTGGGCAACCGTCATGCCTACTGTCTGGTGAACGGTCAGAAGGCAGATTATGTGGGCAACATCTGTATGGATGTGGCTATGATAGACGTGACCGACATCCCTTGCAAGGAAGGAGATTCGGTAGAAATCTTCGGCGAGCATCTGCCTGTCCAGACACTGAGCGACATCCTTGAGACCATCCCTTACGAGGTGCTGACCACCATCAGCAACCGTGTGAAGAGAGTTTACTTCCAGGACTAG
- the rpsO gene encoding 30S ribosomal protein S15 codes for MYLDKAKKEEIFSKYGKSNSDTGSAESQIALFSYRIAHLTEHVKKNRKDYTTTRALTQLVGKRRALLDYLYDRDINRYRAIIKALGLRK; via the coding sequence ATGTATTTAGACAAAGCAAAAAAAGAAGAGATCTTTAGCAAGTACGGAAAGTCTAACTCTGATACTGGTTCTGCTGAGAGCCAGATAGCATTGTTCTCATACCGTATTGCTCATTTGACGGAACATGTTAAGAAGAACCGTAAAGATTATACTACAACACGTGCGTTGACACAGCTTGTAGGAAAGCGTCGTGCATTGCTCGATTACTTGTATGATCGCGACATCAATCGCTATCGTGCTATCATCAAGGCCCTCGGTCTTCGTAAGTAA
- a CDS encoding YfhO family protein: MKFLKKYLLDILVVIAFAIISFVYFMPADMDGRILFQHDAAAGKGLGHEKELFQQQTGETTRWTNSVFGGMPTYQMSPSYDSNQVLSQIVKAYHLWLPDYVWYVFVYLLGFYIMLRAFNFRQSLAALGSIIWAFSSYFFIIIAAGHIWKVWALAYLPPMIAGVVLAYRGKYLKGLLLTAIFSAFEVQANHVQMTYYYLFIILFMVIAFLADAIKKGELARFGKATAVCVVGALIGISLNLSNLYHTWQYGQETMRGKSELVKKNAANQTSSGLDRDYITQWSYGIDETWTLMIPDAKGGASVPLAQNHQAMEKADPNFVQIYQQLGQYWGNQPGTSGPVYVGAFVCMLFILGLFIVKGPMKWALLAATILSILLAWGRNFMPFTNFFLDYVPMYAKFRTVASILVIAEFTIPLLAMMALKKIVDEPEILTEKIKYVYASFGLTAGFCLLFAIMPGVFFSDFVSVQETQALQQLPQEYISPIMSNLTDIRKGIFTSDCWRSFWIILIGSALLMLFKMKKLGKEYMIAGIAVLCLVDMWMVNKRYLYDDMFVDKAQRDTPQQMTETDKIICRDKSLDYRVLNLASNTFNENETSYYHKSIGGYHPAKLRRYQEMIDAHIAPEMQKTMQAVAAAGGDMTKVNGDSIYPVLNMLNTKYFIMPLKGGQTVPVQNPYAYGNAWFVDEVKYVNNANEEIDGVGKVNLRHVAVADAKFKEQLAQSVKQDDTSVVKMTQYKPNNLTYEVKSSKGGVIVFSEIYYPGWTATVDGQPAELGRVNYILRALNVKAGSHKVVLDFHPQSLKNTETVAYIGYGVLALLIIIGIVVEVRKRKKASPEVNE, encoded by the coding sequence ATGAAATTTTTGAAGAAGTATCTACTGGATATTCTGGTAGTTATTGCATTTGCAATCATCTCCTTCGTCTACTTTATGCCAGCCGATATGGACGGACGAATCCTCTTCCAACATGATGCAGCGGCAGGAAAGGGACTGGGACATGAAAAGGAACTCTTCCAGCAACAGACGGGAGAAACTACACGATGGACGAACTCGGTGTTTGGCGGTATGCCTACCTATCAGATGTCGCCTTCGTATGACAGTAATCAGGTGCTCAGCCAGATTGTGAAGGCATATCATCTGTGGTTGCCAGACTATGTATGGTATGTCTTTGTATACCTTCTGGGCTTCTATATCATGCTGCGTGCCTTCAACTTCAGACAGTCGCTGGCGGCGCTGGGAAGTATCATCTGGGCATTCTCGTCCTACTTTTTCATCATCATCGCTGCCGGACATATCTGGAAGGTATGGGCGCTGGCTTATCTGCCTCCGATGATTGCGGGCGTGGTGCTTGCCTATCGGGGCAAGTATCTCAAGGGACTGCTCCTTACTGCCATCTTCTCGGCTTTCGAGGTGCAGGCTAACCACGTGCAGATGACTTATTACTATCTCTTTATCATCCTCTTCATGGTGATTGCCTTCCTGGCAGATGCCATCAAGAAAGGTGAACTCGCACGTTTCGGAAAGGCTACGGCGGTATGCGTGGTGGGTGCCCTTATCGGTATCTCGCTCAACCTCTCGAACCTTTATCATACCTGGCAGTACGGTCAGGAAACCATGCGTGGAAAGAGCGAACTCGTAAAGAAAAATGCGGCTAACCAGACCAGCAGCGGTCTGGATAGAGACTATATCACACAGTGGAGCTATGGTATCGACGAAACCTGGACGCTGATGATTCCGGATGCCAAGGGCGGTGCCTCCGTGCCGCTGGCGCAGAACCATCAGGCGATGGAGAAGGCGGATCCTAACTTCGTTCAGATTTACCAGCAGCTGGGACAGTACTGGGGCAACCAGCCGGGAACGAGCGGACCGGTATATGTAGGCGCCTTCGTCTGCATGCTCTTTATCCTGGGTCTGTTTATCGTGAAGGGTCCGATGAAGTGGGCGCTGCTTGCAGCCACCATCCTGAGCATCCTGCTCGCCTGGGGTAGAAACTTCATGCCGTTTACCAATTTCTTCCTCGATTATGTGCCGATGTATGCCAAGTTCCGCACGGTGGCATCTATCCTGGTTATCGCAGAATTCACCATCCCGCTCCTGGCGATGATGGCGCTGAAGAAGATTGTGGATGAGCCGGAGATTCTGACAGAGAAGATAAAATATGTATATGCCAGTTTCGGTCTGACAGCAGGTTTCTGTCTGCTCTTCGCCATCATGCCGGGCGTATTTTTCTCTGATTTCGTATCGGTACAGGAGACACAGGCGCTGCAGCAGTTGCCTCAGGAGTATATCTCTCCAATCATGAGCAATCTGACGGATATCCGTAAGGGCATCTTCACATCCGACTGCTGGCGTTCGTTCTGGATCATCCTCATCGGTTCGGCACTGCTGATGCTCTTCAAGATGAAGAAGCTGGGCAAGGAATATATGATTGCCGGTATCGCCGTGCTCTGTCTGGTGGATATGTGGATGGTGAACAAGCGCTATCTCTACGATGATATGTTCGTAGACAAGGCGCAGCGCGATACACCGCAGCAGATGACCGAGACCGATAAGATTATCTGCCGTGACAAGTCACTCGACTACCGTGTGCTGAATCTGGCATCGAATACATTCAATGAGAACGAGACCTCTTACTACCACAAGAGCATCGGCGGTTATCATCCAGCCAAGCTCCGTCGCTACCAGGAGATGATTGATGCACATATCGCTCCTGAGATGCAGAAAACGATGCAGGCGGTAGCTGCTGCGGGCGGCGATATGACCAAGGTGAACGGCGACAGTATCTATCCAGTATTGAACATGCTGAATACCAAATACTTCATCATGCCGCTGAAGGGCGGACAGACCGTTCCGGTTCAGAATCCGTATGCCTACGGCAATGCATGGTTCGTAGACGAGGTGAAGTATGTGAACAATGCCAACGAGGAAATCGATGGCGTGGGCAAGGTGAACCTCCGACATGTGGCTGTGGCTGATGCCAAGTTTAAGGAACAGCTGGCGCAGAGCGTGAAGCAGGATGATACTTCGGTGGTGAAGATGACGCAGTATAAGCCGAACAACCTGACTTACGAGGTGAAGTCGAGCAAGGGTGGCGTGATCGTATTCTCTGAGATTTACTATCCGGGCTGGACGGCTACGGTAGACGGACAGCCGGCTGAGCTGGGCAGAGTGAACTATATTCTGCGTGCGCTGAACGTGAAAGCAGGCAGCCATAAGGTTGTGCTCGATTTCCATCCTCAGTCGCTCAAGAATACCGAGACGGTGGCTTACATCGGTTATGGTGTTCTGGCTCTCCTTATTATAATAGGTATAGTGGTTGAGGTGAGAAAACGCAAGAAGGCTTCTCCGGAAGTGAATGAATAA
- a CDS encoding 5'-methylthioadenosine/adenosylhomocysteine nucleosidase encodes MKIGIIVAMDKEFAQLKTLLTESQVERKNYKDFVIGKIGYNEVVMQQCGIGKVNSTIGAVEMIDNYHPDLVISSGVAGGADINLNVTEVVVATNCVYHDAYCGEECEFGQILGMPASFKTPKEYVEKALAINNLPGNRHPKIHAGQIVSGEWFVDSKEKMRSILEHFPQAMAVDMESCSIAQTCHIYKTPFISFRIISDVPLKDTKAQQYFDFWAKMAEGSFYVTKAFLESL; translated from the coding sequence ATGAAAATAGGAATTATCGTTGCGATGGACAAGGAGTTCGCGCAACTCAAAACATTATTGACCGAATCGCAGGTTGAGAGAAAAAACTATAAGGACTTCGTTATCGGAAAGATAGGCTATAACGAGGTGGTGATGCAACAATGCGGCATCGGTAAGGTGAACAGTACCATAGGTGCCGTGGAAATGATTGACAACTATCACCCAGACCTTGTTATCTCTTCTGGCGTGGCTGGAGGCGCTGATATCAACCTCAACGTGACTGAGGTGGTAGTGGCTACCAATTGCGTTTACCACGATGCCTACTGCGGCGAGGAATGCGAATTCGGACAGATTCTGGGCATGCCTGCTTCCTTCAAAACACCTAAGGAATATGTGGAGAAGGCACTCGCCATCAATAACCTGCCGGGCAATAGGCACCCGAAGATCCACGCCGGACAGATTGTGAGCGGCGAATGGTTTGTAGACAGCAAGGAGAAGATGCGCTCTATCCTGGAACACTTCCCTCAGGCGATGGCGGTGGATATGGAGAGCTGCTCTATCGCCCAGACCTGCCACATCTACAAGACGCCTTTCATCTCCTTCCGCATCATCAGCGATGTACCGCTGAAAGATACCAAGGCACAGCAGTATTTCGACTTCTGGGCTAAAATGGCTGAAGGCTCTTTCTATGTTACCAAGGCTTTCCTCGAAAGTCTTTAG
- a CDS encoding outer membrane beta-barrel protein: MKRLAFIMMALLLALMPAAAQNYRDSRYYNSKTDRLDYHYNHNYGSPYYGFRIGPAFTFVNSDDSRLDGGDWQTGLNVGVVAGIPLTDSAPLYLETGLSYIEKGGKKDLPEGKKMTYDLNYLEIPAVLKYKYEVDDHFSIQPQVGGYFAVGVGGKIKNFAEREAESSFKDANFRRLDGGIRIGCGIGYDMFYADLTYDIGLANICHDSFDKSRNGALQLNFGVNF; this comes from the coding sequence ATGAAAAGATTAGCATTCATCATGATGGCATTGCTTCTGGCTCTGATGCCGGCAGCAGCACAGAATTATCGTGACAGCAGATATTACAACAGCAAGACAGACCGTCTCGACTACCATTACAACCACAACTACGGCAGCCCGTATTACGGATTCCGCATCGGTCCTGCCTTCACCTTTGTCAATTCCGACGATTCCCGTCTGGATGGTGGCGACTGGCAGACCGGTCTGAATGTGGGCGTAGTAGCCGGCATCCCATTGACCGACAGCGCCCCACTCTATCTCGAGACCGGACTTTCGTATATAGAGAAAGGTGGCAAGAAGGATCTTCCTGAAGGCAAGAAGATGACCTACGACCTCAATTATCTTGAGATTCCAGCCGTACTGAAGTACAAGTACGAAGTAGACGATCACTTCTCCATCCAGCCTCAGGTAGGCGGCTATTTTGCCGTTGGTGTAGGAGGCAAGATCAAGAACTTTGCCGAGCGTGAAGCAGAGAGCTCATTCAAGGATGCAAACTTCCGCCGCCTTGATGGTGGTATCCGCATCGGCTGCGGCATCGGCTACGACATGTTCTATGCCGATCTCACCTACGACATCGGTCTTGCCAACATCTGCCACGACAGTTTCGACAAATCGCGCAATGGAGCCCTCCAGCTCAATTTCGGAGTTAACTTCTAG
- the typA gene encoding translational GTPase TypA, whose amino-acid sequence MQDIRNIAVIAHVDHGKTTLVDKMMLAGKLFRDGQDNSGEVLDSNDLERERGITILSKNVSINWKGTKINILDTPGHSDFGGEVERVLNMADGCLLLVDAFEGPMPQTRFVLQKALQLGLKPIVVVNKVDKPNCRPEEVYEMVFDLMCDLDATEDQLDFPVVYGSAKNGWMGEDYNHPTDNIDYLLDKIIEVIPAPKQLEGTPQLLITSLDYSSYTGRIAVGRVHRGTLKDGMNVTICHRDGTQEKTKIKELHTFEGMGHKKTDHVDSGDICAVIGLEKFEIGDTICDFENPEPLPPIAVDEPTMSMLFTINDSPFFGKEGKFCTSRHIQERLNKELEKNLALRVQPYEDSTDKWIVSGRGVLHLSVLIETMRREGYELQVGQPQVIYKEIDGVKCEPVEELTINVPEEFASKMIDMVTRRKGDMTSMLNMGERVDIEFDIPSRGIIGLRTNVLTASQGEAIMAHRFKEYQPYKGEISRRSNGSMIALETGTAFAYAIDKLQDRGKFFIDPGEEVYGGEVVGEHVHENDLVVNVTKAKQLTNVRASGSDDKARVIPKTVMSLEECLEYIREDEYVEVTPKNMRMRKIELDHLKRKRSNKD is encoded by the coding sequence ATGCAAGACATTAGAAACATTGCAGTTATTGCACACGTTGACCATGGTAAGACTACATTGGTCGACAAGATGATGCTCGCCGGTAAGCTGTTCCGCGACGGCCAGGATAACAGTGGCGAAGTGCTCGATTCCAACGACTTGGAGCGCGAGCGTGGTATAACCATTCTCTCAAAGAATGTATCTATCAATTGGAAAGGTACTAAGATTAATATCCTCGATACTCCTGGACACTCTGACTTCGGTGGTGAGGTTGAGCGCGTGCTCAACATGGCTGATGGATGCCTCCTCCTCGTCGATGCTTTTGAGGGTCCGATGCCTCAGACCCGTTTCGTGCTCCAGAAGGCATTGCAGCTCGGACTGAAGCCTATCGTTGTTGTTAATAAGGTAGATAAGCCTAACTGTCGCCCAGAAGAGGTGTACGAGATGGTGTTCGACCTGATGTGCGACCTTGATGCTACAGAAGACCAGCTCGACTTCCCAGTAGTTTACGGTTCTGCCAAGAACGGCTGGATGGGCGAGGACTATAATCATCCAACAGACAATATCGATTATCTGCTCGATAAGATTATTGAGGTTATCCCTGCTCCTAAGCAGCTCGAGGGTACTCCACAGCTCCTTATCACATCGCTCGATTACAGCTCTTATACTGGTCGTATCGCCGTAGGTCGTGTTCACCGTGGTACATTGAAGGACGGCATGAATGTTACCATCTGCCACCGCGACGGAACCCAGGAGAAGACCAAGATCAAGGAGCTCCACACCTTCGAAGGTATGGGCCACAAGAAGACCGATCATGTAGATTCTGGCGATATCTGTGCCGTTATCGGCTTGGAGAAGTTCGAGATTGGTGATACCATCTGCGACTTCGAGAATCCTGAGCCACTGCCTCCAATCGCTGTCGATGAGCCTACCATGAGCATGCTCTTCACCATCAACGATTCACCATTCTTCGGTAAGGAAGGCAAGTTCTGTACATCACGCCACATCCAGGAGCGCTTGAACAAGGAGCTCGAGAAGAACCTCGCTCTCCGCGTACAGCCTTACGAGGATTCTACCGATAAGTGGATTGTATCAGGCCGTGGTGTGCTCCATCTCTCTGTACTCATCGAGACCATGCGCCGCGAGGGCTATGAACTCCAGGTAGGTCAGCCTCAGGTTATCTATAAGGAGATTGACGGTGTGAAGTGCGAGCCTGTAGAGGAGTTGACCATCAACGTACCAGAGGAGTTTGCTTCTAAGATGATTGATATGGTAACCCGCCGCAAGGGTGATATGACCTCTATGCTGAACATGGGCGAGCGTGTAGACATCGAGTTTGATATCCCATCACGTGGTATCATCGGTCTGCGTACCAACGTGCTTACCGCTTCTCAGGGCGAGGCTATCATGGCTCACCGCTTCAAGGAGTATCAGCCATACAAGGGTGAAATCAGCCGTCGTTCTAACGGTAGCATGATTGCGCTCGAAACCGGTACTGCCTTTGCTTACGCCATCGATAAGCTGCAGGATCGTGGTAAGTTCTTCATCGACCCGGGTGAGGAGGTTTACGGCGGCGAGGTTGTTGGTGAGCATGTTCACGAAAACGATCTGGTAGTGAACGTAACCAAGGCTAAGCAGCTTACCAACGTGCGTGCTTCCGGTTCTGACGATAAGGCCCGCGTCATTCCTAAGACCGTGATGAGTCTTGAGGAGTGCCTGGAGTATATCCGTGAGGACGAGTACGTAGAGGTAACTCCAAAGAACATGCGTATGCGCAAGATCGAGCTCGATCACCTGAAGCGCAAGCGCAGCAACAAAGACTAA
- a CDS encoding transporter, with translation MFLWRFFRKFSLPCSLVLGALGYLIFANVPFLVPIGDYCGPRLVSLMPVVLFSLLYVTFCKIEIKEMKPKAWHFILQLIRTSLALAMVVLLFEFGSDYSTKLILEGAFICFICPTAAAVAVVTEKLGGSIGSLTTYTVIANIFTMIIIPSLFPMVEKGADVSFLMMSAMVFRNVTTVLVVPLLLALLSRRFLPKWVDKVKNVKDLGFYMWCFNLTILMGETVRNMLHAEVSGVTMLLLLFVPLLVCLLQFAIGKAVGRHFGASISAGQALGQKNTVVGIWLTLTFLNPLAAVAPGAYVVWQNLVNGWQLWYKEKYGKLKW, from the coding sequence ATGTTTTTGTGGAGATTTTTTAGAAAGTTTTCATTGCCCTGCTCCCTGGTTCTGGGAGCATTGGGCTACCTGATATTCGCCAATGTGCCCTTTCTGGTGCCCATTGGCGATTATTGTGGTCCGAGGTTGGTAAGTCTGATGCCGGTAGTGCTGTTCTCCCTGCTCTATGTTACTTTCTGTAAGATAGAAATCAAGGAGATGAAGCCTAAGGCGTGGCATTTCATCCTCCAGCTCATCCGCACCTCGCTGGCATTGGCGATGGTAGTGCTCCTCTTCGAGTTCGGTTCTGATTACAGTACCAAACTGATTCTCGAGGGTGCCTTCATCTGCTTCATCTGTCCTACGGCAGCCGCCGTGGCTGTGGTTACGGAGAAGTTGGGCGGTAGTATCGGTTCGCTGACCACCTATACGGTCATCGCCAACATTTTTACGATGATTATCATTCCGAGTCTTTTCCCGATGGTAGAGAAAGGGGCAGACGTATCGTTCCTCATGATGAGTGCGATGGTGTTCCGCAATGTTACTACCGTGCTGGTGGTGCCTCTGCTGCTTGCCTTGCTGAGCCGCAGGTTTCTTCCAAAATGGGTGGATAAGGTGAAGAATGTAAAGGATCTGGGCTTTTATATGTGGTGTTTCAACCTCACGATACTGATGGGCGAAACGGTTCGCAACATGCTCCATGCCGAGGTATCGGGCGTAACGATGCTTCTGCTGCTCTTTGTGCCGCTGCTGGTATGTCTCCTCCAGTTTGCCATCGGCAAGGCGGTAGGCAGGCATTTCGGTGCGAGTATCAGTGCCGGTCAGGCGTTGGGACAGAAGAATACGGTAGTGGGCATCTGGCTCACCCTCACTTTCCTGAATCCTCTTGCTGCCGTAGCACCGGGTGCCTATGTAGTATGGCAGAATCTGGTCAATGGCTGGCAACTTTGGTATAAAGAAAAATATGGCAAGCTTAAGTGGTAA
- a CDS encoding GSCFA domain-containing protein: MLFRTEIDIPKADFEIGAAERMLFVGSCFADNLGRRFVENRFRATVNPFGVMYNPASILHTVEKCSEVRPRVAVFTLGTNHVYILKETGEIVDNCQKRPQRLFEERELSVDECAGYLQKAINLLKSQTAASDGSEDSLKVIITVSPIRYAKYGYHGSQLSKATLLLAADKLVKENPGVVSYFPAYEIMNDELRDYRFYKEDMLHPSQQAVDYIWERFRATYFGKAAEQFLEDWRPIREALGHKPFHSESEEHQKFIARTEEKKRQFEEKYHLL, translated from the coding sequence ATGCTGTTTCGCACAGAAATAGATATTCCGAAGGCCGACTTCGAGATAGGGGCGGCAGAGCGGATGCTCTTTGTGGGCAGTTGCTTTGCCGACAATCTGGGTAGGCGTTTTGTGGAGAACCGCTTCCGGGCTACGGTGAATCCCTTCGGGGTGATGTATAATCCGGCAAGCATTCTCCATACGGTAGAGAAATGTTCCGAGGTGCGTCCCCGGGTGGCTGTCTTTACGCTGGGTACCAACCATGTGTATATCCTGAAGGAGACGGGCGAGATAGTGGACAACTGCCAGAAACGCCCGCAGCGCCTCTTCGAAGAGCGGGAACTGAGCGTGGACGAATGTGCCGGCTATCTGCAGAAGGCTATCAATCTGCTGAAATCGCAGACCGCAGCATCTGATGGCAGTGAAGACTCGCTGAAGGTCATCATCACGGTAAGTCCTATCCGCTATGCGAAATACGGCTATCACGGGAGTCAGCTTTCGAAGGCTACGCTCCTGCTGGCAGCCGATAAGCTGGTGAAGGAGAATCCCGGAGTGGTGAGCTATTTTCCGGCTTACGAGATCATGAACGATGAACTTCGTGACTATCGCTTCTACAAGGAAGACATGCTGCACCCGAGCCAGCAGGCTGTAGACTATATCTGGGAGCGGTTCCGGGCAACTTACTTCGGCAAGGCAGCGGAGCAGTTTCTGGAAGACTGGCGGCCTATCCGCGAAGCACTCGGCCATAAGCCCTTCCATTCCGAGAGTGAGGAACACCAGAAGTTCATCGCCAGGACGGAAGAGAAGAAAAGACAATTTGAGGAGAAATATCATCTCTTATAA